The proteins below come from a single Procambarus clarkii isolate CNS0578487 chromosome 26, FALCON_Pclarkii_2.0, whole genome shotgun sequence genomic window:
- the LOC123756709 gene encoding E3 ubiquitin-protein ligase COP1 isoform X1, which translates to MASNETRLETSNTCMTGRGVKRTHPIVLNGLEGTAEEKNSDYLCPVCLDLISEAHMTKCGHTFCRGCLVSSIESNKRCPKCNFSVESTDHIFPNHTVNQQILKQRRAADLQAAFTKKNKTAALSELRNYLSFDSSCLEVSDITHIINILQEKKEQLEAASMLNKFELMKDFLSELRKQKEVQLATVSRELKLITHDLASVQSNLSPYRTSNSCVPLGNSVPNSRSVFITEILDGECPGTSNGSQETQSPTEEGFNVPLFTQACPENSTVQARKKRMHLHFDELVERYFSMRVPGFSDSGMEDDDDEGLDQFGECISKFTYYSGMRPLATINYNCDMFHQSSNIASSIEFDKDSEYFAVAGLTKKIRIFDYGTVIRDTVDLHYPCSEMVCSSKISCVSWSNYMKNMLASSDYDGTVTVWDAFTAQRLHVFQEHEKRCWNVDFNKMDTKLIASGSDDHKVKLWSLDSERSLTSLEAKANVCCVQFNPASRYHLAFGSADHCVHYYDLRNMKEAVRVFKGHRKAVSYVKFVSSEDIVSASTDSLLKMWNVNKSHCVRSLQGHINEKNFVGLATDGEYVACGSENNSLYVYYKGLSKKLFSLKFDQKKWVLDPEQKEEESSEFVSAVCWRKGSNIIAAGNSKGIIKILQMV; encoded by the coding sequence ATGGCGTCAAATGAAACACGGCTGGAAACCTCCAACACGTGCATGACTGGTCGGGGAGTTAAGCGTACCCATCCCATTGTCTTAAATGGCTTGGAGGGCACTGCAGAAGAGAAGAATTCAGATTACCTCTGTCCAGTGTGCTTGGACCTGATATCTGAAGCTCATATGACAAAATGTGGACACACATTCTGTCGTGGGTGTTTAGTTAGCAGCATAGAATCGAACAAACGATGCCCAAAGTGCAATTTTAGTGTAGAGAGTACAGATCACATATTTCCTAATCATACAGTAAATCAGCAAATATTAAAACAAAGACGAGCAGCTGACCTACAGGCtgcttttacaaagaaaaataaaACTGCAGCTCTTAGTGAACTTCGAAATTACCTTAGCTTTGATTCCTCTTGCTTAGAAGTTAGTGACattacacatataataaatatattgcaAGAAAAGAAAGAGCAGTTAGAAGCGGCTTCAATGCTGAACAAGTTTGAGTTGATGAAGGACTTTTTAAGCGAGCTGCGTAAGCAAAAGGAAGTACAGTTGGCGACTGTCAGTAGAGAGCTAAAACTGATAACACATGATTTAGCTAGTGTGCAAAGTAATCTTTCACCATATAGAACTTCAAATAGTTGTGTGCCCTTGGGTAACAGTGTCCCAAACTCTAGAAGTGTCTTTATTACTGAAATTCTTGATGGTGAATGCCCAGGGACATCAAATGGGTCCCAAGAGACTCAAAGCCCCACAGAAGAGGGATTTAACGTTCCTCTGTTCACTCAGGCCTGTCCTGAAAATTCTACAGTTCAAGCCAGAAAAAAGAGAATGCACCTACACTTTGATGAATTAGTTGAGCGATATTTTAGCATGCGGGTACCAGGCTTCAGTGACTCGGGTATGGAAGACGATGATGATGAAGGTCTTGACCAGTTTGGGGAATGCATTTCTAAGTTTACGTATTACAGTGGTATGCGCCCCTTAGCAACAATTAACTATAACTGCGATATGTTTCATCAATCAAGTAATATTGCCTCCAGTATAGAATTTGATAAGGATAGTGAATATTTTGCTGTTGCAGGCTTAACCAAAAAAATTCGCATATTTGACTATGGTACTGTCATCAGAGACACAGTGGATCTGCATTACCCATGTTCTGAAATGGTTTGCTCTTCTAAAATTAGCTGTGTAAGTTGGAGCAATTACATGAAAAATATGCTTGCAAGTAGTGATTATGATGGTACTGTAACTGTATGGGATGCATTCACTGCACAGAGGCTTCATGTTTTCCAGGAACATGAGAAACGATGTTGGAATGTGGATTTCAACAAAATGGACACCAAATTAATAGCTTCTGGTAGTGATGATCATAAAGTGAAGCTGTGGTCTTTAGACagtgaaagatcattaacatccttGGAAGCTAAAGCAAATGTGTGTTGTGTGCAGTTTAATCCAGCAAGTAGATACCATCTAGCGTTTGGGTCGGCTGATCACTGCGTCCATTACTATGACCTGCGAAATATGAAAGAAGCAGTGAGAGTGTTTAAAGGTCACCGCAAAGCTGTTTCGTATGTCAAATTTGTGTCGAGTGAAGACATCGTCTCGGCCTCTACTGACAGTCTGTTAAAAATGTGGAATGTTAACAAGTCCCATTGTGTGCGATCATTGCAGGGGCATATAAATGAGAAAAATTTTGTAGGCTTGGCAACTGATGGGGAATATGTGGCCTGTGGCTCAGAAAACAATTCTCTATATGTATACTATAAAGGGCTATCTAAGAAGTTATTCAGTTTAAAATTTGATCAGAAGAAATGGGTATTAGACCCAGAGCAAAAGGAAGAAGAATCTTCAGAATTTGTATCTGCTGTTTGCTGGAGGAAAGGGTCTAATATCATAGCAGCAGGCAACAGTAAAGGCATCATCAAGATTCTGCAGATGGTTTAG